The following proteins come from a genomic window of Polaribacter dokdonensis:
- a CDS encoding cellulase family glycosylhydrolase, giving the protein MVKTNKHMLRIFLIMSYILVISVITFLISSLFTYLNTGADRSKILHLEVKKEVQYLPKLTWAENGNEGREMDDQVLNSIENDYLDAWYVKNVAFRNNDITGIEDFYTESARVNLYDNIDKNKLDSLTIESTTFKHKPDILFFSEDGQLIVLEDKKVIEYKKFYKKDELVFETTEENSYKVILLLEDGFWRIRHMVKQSSKPVTPIMKNVPMNFTMKGINYYPKDTPWDMFGDDFKLRTIKKDFKIIRKAGLNSIRIFIPYEDFGSAVVLPEKLEKLRKVLDAAEKNELKVVVTLFDFYGNYDILDWTLNQRHLETIVNTFKDHNAILAWDLKNEPNLDFDQRGKENVISWLEQMLILVKSIDKNHAVTVGWSNTESAHILSDQLDFVSFHYYEDKANFEDDYLVLKKQIPNKELVLGEFGISSYSGLWKPFIGSPEKQATYHQEMQKVLNKNNISFLSWTLYDFESVPSEVVGKLPWRVNPQKEFGFIDIKGNKKPSFKHISK; this is encoded by the coding sequence ATGGTAAAAACGAATAAACATATGCTTAGAATATTTTTAATCATGAGTTACATTTTAGTAATCTCAGTGATCACTTTTTTAATCAGTTCTCTTTTTACCTATTTAAATACTGGTGCAGATAGAAGTAAAATACTTCATCTCGAAGTTAAAAAAGAAGTGCAATATTTACCCAAATTAACCTGGGCAGAAAATGGTAATGAAGGTAGAGAAATGGATGATCAAGTACTAAATAGTATAGAAAACGATTATTTAGATGCTTGGTATGTAAAAAATGTAGCCTTTAGAAATAATGATATAACTGGTATAGAAGACTTTTATACAGAAAGTGCAAGAGTTAATCTTTATGATAATATTGACAAAAACAAACTAGATTCTTTAACCATAGAATCTACCACATTTAAGCATAAACCAGATATTTTATTTTTTAGTGAAGATGGTCAACTAATTGTTTTAGAAGATAAAAAAGTAATTGAATACAAGAAATTTTATAAAAAAGATGAACTGGTTTTTGAAACCACAGAAGAAAACTCTTACAAAGTAATTCTTTTACTAGAAGATGGTTTTTGGAGAATAAGACATATGGTTAAGCAATCTTCTAAACCTGTTACTCCTATTATGAAAAATGTTCCTATGAACTTTACCATGAAAGGAATTAATTATTATCCAAAAGATACTCCTTGGGATATGTTTGGTGATGATTTTAAACTACGTACCATAAAAAAAGACTTTAAAATTATTCGAAAAGCAGGTTTAAATTCAATACGTATTTTTATTCCTTATGAAGATTTTGGGAGTGCTGTAGTTTTACCAGAAAAATTAGAAAAACTAAGAAAAGTTTTAGATGCTGCAGAAAAAAATGAATTAAAGGTAGTTGTTACTCTTTTTGATTTTTATGGTAACTATGACATTTTAGATTGGACATTAAATCAAAGACATCTAGAAACAATTGTAAATACTTTTAAAGATCATAACGCAATTTTGGCTTGGGACTTAAAAAACGAACCTAATTTAGATTTTGATCAAAGAGGAAAAGAAAACGTAATTTCTTGGTTAGAGCAAATGCTTATTTTAGTAAAGTCTATTGATAAAAACCATGCAGTAACTGTAGGTTGGTCTAATACAGAAAGTGCACATATTTTAAGTGATCAGTTAGATTTTGTAAGCTTTCATTACTATGAAGATAAAGCCAATTTTGAAGATGATTATCTTGTATTAAAAAAACAAATACCAAATAAAGAATTGGTGTTGGGTGAATTTGGTATTTCTTCTTATAGTGGTTTATGGAAACCTTTTATTGGTTCTCCAGAAAAACAAGCAACATATCATCAAGAAATGCAAAAAGTCCTTAATAAAAATAATATTTCATTTTTATCTTGGACTTTGTATGACTTTGAATCTGTGCCCTCAGAAGTTGTAGGGAAACTTCCTTGGAGAGTAAATCCTCAAAAAGAATTTGGTTTTATAGACATTAAAGGGAATAAAAAACCATCTTTTAAACACATTTCTAAATAG
- a CDS encoding glycosyltransferase: MKLAIVTAYPPSKVTLNEYAYHLVKSFRQSEKVTELVLLTDETPGAKDISFTENGCKITVKECWKFNSYKNIFSVTKAISQVKPDSVLFNLQFMKFGDKKVVAATGLMLPLICKMKKIPTIVLLHNILEQVDLGKAGFTTNKLAQKAYNFIGTSLTKLILKADLVAVTMDKYVTTLEEKYKTGNVKMIPHGTFEIPAEPSHDLPEGPLKIMTFGKFGTYKKVERMIEAVEMVRASSGLDLEIVVAGTDNPNVPGYLKNVQEKYKHVPQLRFTGYVEEEEVAPLFTESAVVVFPYTSTTGSSGVLHQAGSYGKAVVMPNLGDLATLIEDEGYRGEFFAPESTESLAKAIEAIVTNNDHRIHLEKANYEAATAYPMERITNIYLEEFEKIAAKKQGSVKNVSTI; the protein is encoded by the coding sequence ATGAAACTTGCAATAGTAACAGCTTACCCACCAAGTAAAGTAACTTTAAACGAATATGCTTACCATTTAGTAAAAAGCTTTAGACAAAGTGAAAAGGTTACTGAATTAGTATTATTAACAGACGAAACCCCTGGAGCAAAAGATATTTCTTTCACAGAAAACGGATGTAAAATAACTGTTAAAGAATGCTGGAAATTTAATAGTTACAAAAACATTTTTAGTGTAACCAAAGCAATCTCTCAAGTAAAACCAGATTCAGTTTTATTCAACTTACAGTTTATGAAGTTTGGAGATAAGAAAGTAGTTGCAGCAACTGGTTTAATGTTACCATTAATTTGTAAGATGAAAAAAATACCTACTATTGTTTTGTTACACAACATTTTAGAGCAAGTAGATTTAGGTAAAGCAGGTTTTACAACAAATAAATTAGCACAAAAAGCATACAACTTTATAGGTACATCTTTAACTAAGTTAATTTTAAAAGCAGATTTAGTTGCTGTAACTATGGATAAATATGTAACCACTTTAGAAGAAAAATATAAAACAGGAAATGTAAAAATGATTCCTCATGGAACTTTTGAAATTCCTGCAGAACCTTCTCATGATTTACCTGAAGGACCATTAAAAATAATGACATTTGGTAAGTTTGGTACTTATAAAAAAGTAGAAAGAATGATTGAAGCTGTAGAAATGGTGAGAGCTTCATCTGGATTAGATTTAGAAATTGTTGTTGCTGGTACAGATAATCCAAATGTACCTGGATATTTAAAGAACGTACAAGAGAAATATAAGCATGTACCTCAGTTAAGATTTACAGGTTATGTAGAAGAAGAGGAAGTAGCACCATTATTTACAGAAAGTGCAGTAGTTGTTTTCCCTTATACATCAACTACAGGTAGTTCTGGAGTGTTACATCAAGCAGGTAGTTATGGTAAAGCAGTTGTTATGCCTAATTTAGGTGATTTAGCAACCTTAATTGAAGATGAAGGTTATAGAGGAGAGTTTTTTGCACCAGAAAGTACAGAGAGTTTAGCAAAAGCAATAGAAGCTATTGTAACAAATAATGATCATAGAATCCATTTGGAAAAAGCAAATTATGAAGCTGCAACTGCTTACCCAATGGAAAGAATAACTAACATTTATTTAGAAGAATTCGAAAAGATTGCAGCTAAAAAACAAGGTTCAGTAAAAAACGTTTCTACTATTTAG
- a CDS encoding oligosaccharide flippase family protein, with protein sequence MNATIKLIQSKIKPEQLFMLSVLLVNGGNYLYNLILGRFLGPDKFADAAILVTFLLVLSFVAMTFQLVAAKFSVLFENKIFKAFISTLYKRAFIVGVVLALAIIIFSAELQEFFKTSTSKMFLLFGIGVPFYFLMSVNRGVFQGKQELTFLSVTYQSEMISRLLITFSLLYFLDFDSSVLIAVGILCSFVFGMFPFKYKIFSFKTSLKLDIDKSKLVRNFFIITAFYELTQIIINNSDILLVKHYFDSYEAGLYASLALIGRVVYFIAWMFVMLLLPTVVQLKKDGKSTLPILMKYVSYIGLIAASIIVACFFFPEQIINVLFGSSYLEIAPLLWKYASATGVFAISNIFAYYYLSLDKYVPVVLSGIFGMLQVVLVTVYHNSLAEVVHVQIIAMILLLLVQLTYFFLNHSKSVKIKKTI encoded by the coding sequence ATGAATGCAACTATTAAATTAATACAGAGCAAAATAAAGCCAGAACAGCTCTTTATGCTAAGTGTTTTACTCGTTAATGGTGGTAACTATCTTTACAATTTAATACTAGGTAGATTTTTAGGTCCAGACAAATTTGCAGATGCAGCCATTTTAGTAACTTTCTTATTGGTCTTATCTTTTGTAGCCATGACTTTTCAACTAGTAGCTGCAAAATTTTCGGTTTTGTTCGAGAATAAAATTTTTAAAGCATTCATTTCAACCTTATATAAACGAGCATTTATTGTAGGAGTTGTTTTAGCCTTAGCTATTATTATTTTTTCTGCTGAGTTGCAGGAGTTCTTTAAAACATCTACTTCTAAAATGTTTTTATTATTTGGTATAGGTGTTCCATTTTATTTTTTAATGAGCGTAAATAGGGGAGTATTTCAGGGTAAACAAGAACTTACATTTTTATCTGTTACTTACCAATCTGAAATGATTAGTAGATTACTTATTACTTTTTCTTTACTATATTTTCTAGATTTTGATTCTTCTGTATTAATTGCAGTTGGAATTTTATGTTCTTTCGTATTTGGAATGTTTCCTTTTAAATATAAAATATTCTCTTTTAAAACCTCTTTAAAACTAGATATAGATAAAAGTAAATTGGTTCGTAATTTCTTTATTATTACTGCTTTTTACGAATTAACACAGATTATTATTAACAATAGTGATATTCTTTTAGTAAAACATTATTTCGATTCTTACGAAGCTGGTTTATACGCTTCTTTAGCTTTAATTGGTAGAGTTGTTTACTTTATTGCTTGGATGTTTGTAATGTTATTATTACCAACAGTAGTTCAGCTTAAAAAAGATGGCAAATCTACTTTACCAATTTTAATGAAATATGTAAGTTATATTGGTTTGATTGCAGCTTCTATTATTGTGGCTTGTTTCTTTTTTCCTGAGCAAATAATAAACGTTTTATTTGGTAGCAGTTATTTAGAAATAGCCCCTTTATTATGGAAATACGCTTCAGCTACTGGTGTGTTTGCAATATCTAACATATTCGCTTATTACTATTTGTCTTTAGATAAATATGTACCTGTGGTTTTATCTGGTATTTTTGGAATGTTACAAGTGGTATTAGTAACAGTTTACCATAATTCTTTGGCAGAAGTAGTTCATGTACAGATTATAGCAATGATCTTATTGTTATTGGTTCAATTAACTTATTTCTTCTTAAACCATTCAAAATCAGTAAAAATCAAAAAAACTATATAA
- a CDS encoding tetratricopeptide repeat protein, which yields MRKKNLLFILIVFIAQITFSQEMKEGFTYLETGKYKKAEVFFKQILEDFPTNKTAKLCYGRAVGLNGNATKATTIFTELLDKYPSDFEVKLNYAESLLWGSQFQKAKSYYKNLVDEDDQSFSALLGYANTLSNLKEYEDALVYVNKALKVSPGNLNALVSKKYMRLGLANSKVTDKEYDEAERILNENFKSFKNDKETLLNLANLYLISNQPEKAKEAYKTLGLNPKNKLISLNGIALAHHINGKEKLALATSELALASITESTNETEKNQTKERYIQALIWNNKYSLAKSEIDELFANADEPENWMLSLRATLNIYKSDFKKSIEDYNLILENDSASFDGNLGKANALKASGFYKNAYKSANNTLDFYKKQKDATQFIKTLDKQFTPFVETKAAYSFDNGNNKAYSYTVNSELPLSTKFKLTGSYNYRTTSNNVLNLDAKSNNILLGASYQLLNNLTLNGSLGFTSSEAENNSFNQLLADVSVNIKPFKLQDLSIGYKRDIQNFNAELIDREIVQNNYILNYSLNTNFNLGWFTQYYYTSQNDGNTRNLLFTSLYYNILKKPSLKGGFNYQNISFKNQVPTIYFSPSKFHAVEVFINLIKDENAAKEKEWFYGLTAATGFQFIEDDERQGTYRIQTTLGYKFSERSLLNFYGTRSNIASATAAGFTFTEVGLRFKWYFLGKPIYKK from the coding sequence ATGCGAAAGAAAAACCTCCTATTCATTCTAATAGTATTCATTGCACAAATTACCTTTTCACAAGAAATGAAAGAGGGCTTTACTTACTTAGAAACAGGTAAATACAAAAAAGCTGAAGTGTTTTTCAAGCAAATTTTAGAAGATTTTCCAACCAATAAAACAGCAAAACTTTGTTATGGTAGAGCAGTTGGTTTAAATGGTAATGCAACAAAAGCTACTACCATTTTTACAGAATTGTTGGATAAATATCCTAGTGATTTTGAGGTTAAATTGAATTATGCTGAGTCTCTTTTATGGGGAAGTCAATTTCAAAAGGCAAAATCTTACTATAAAAACCTTGTAGATGAAGATGATCAAAGCTTTTCTGCTTTACTTGGTTATGCAAATACACTATCTAACCTAAAAGAATATGAAGATGCTCTTGTTTACGTAAACAAAGCTCTTAAAGTTTCACCTGGAAATCTTAATGCATTAGTTAGTAAAAAATACATGAGATTGGGTTTAGCAAACTCTAAAGTAACTGATAAGGAGTATGATGAAGCTGAACGAATTTTAAATGAAAATTTCAAAAGTTTTAAAAATGATAAAGAAACGTTACTGAATCTTGCCAATTTATACTTGATATCAAATCAACCAGAAAAGGCAAAAGAAGCCTATAAAACTTTGGGTTTAAACCCAAAAAACAAACTGATATCTTTAAACGGAATTGCATTGGCTCATCATATAAATGGTAAAGAAAAATTAGCATTAGCTACCAGTGAGCTTGCTTTAGCGTCTATTACAGAAAGTACTAATGAAACCGAAAAAAATCAAACTAAAGAGAGGTATATACAGGCTTTAATATGGAATAATAAATATTCTCTAGCTAAATCAGAAATCGATGAATTATTTGCAAATGCAGATGAACCAGAAAATTGGATGTTAAGTTTAAGAGCAACTTTAAACATTTATAAAAGCGACTTTAAAAAAAGTATAGAAGATTATAATTTAATTCTAGAAAACGATAGTGCCTCTTTTGATGGGAATTTAGGGAAAGCAAATGCTTTAAAAGCATCTGGTTTTTATAAGAATGCTTATAAAAGTGCGAATAACACTTTAGATTTTTATAAGAAACAAAAAGATGCTACTCAATTTATAAAAACATTAGACAAACAGTTTACACCCTTTGTAGAAACCAAAGCTGCTTATTCTTTTGATAATGGAAATAACAAAGCCTATTCTTACACTGTAAATTCTGAATTACCTTTATCTACCAAATTTAAATTAACAGGTTCTTATAATTACAGAACAACATCAAATAATGTTTTAAATTTAGACGCAAAATCTAACAACATTCTTTTAGGAGCTTCTTATCAATTATTAAATAACCTAACTTTAAATGGTAGCTTAGGATTTACTTCTTCTGAAGCTGAGAACAATAGTTTTAATCAGTTATTAGCAGATGTAAGTGTAAATATTAAGCCTTTTAAATTACAAGATTTATCTATTGGTTACAAAAGAGATATACAAAATTTTAATGCAGAATTAATAGATAGAGAAATAGTACAGAATAATTATATTTTAAATTATAGTTTGAATACCAACTTTAATTTAGGATGGTTTACACAATATTATTACACCTCTCAGAATGATGGTAACACTAGAAATTTATTGTTTACTTCTTTATATTATAACATATTAAAAAAACCATCTTTAAAGGGTGGATTTAATTATCAAAATATTTCTTTTAAGAATCAGGTGCCAACCATTTACTTTAGTCCAAGTAAGTTTCATGCTGTAGAGGTTTTTATCAATTTAATTAAAGACGAAAACGCAGCTAAAGAAAAAGAATGGTTTTATGGTTTAACTGCAGCTACTGGTTTTCAGTTTATAGAAGATGATGAAAGACAAGGTACTTATAGAATACAAACTACCTTAGGTTATAAATTCTCTGAGCGTAGTTTATTAAATTTTTATGGAACAAGAAGTAATATAGCCTCTGCAACTGCAGCTGGATTTACATTTACTGAAGTTGGTTTACGTTTTAAATGGTACTTTTTAGGTAAACCTATCTATAAAAAATAA
- a CDS encoding T9SS type A sorting domain-containing protein has protein sequence MQTGVLFDIGLSLETASSPQKDALYLADGPWGLDYLDNQATVSDFTISTSDRVYDESNFDVDRNVSLSGEVKGNINLFRHLLPGDQSVLAADYNFVNAEIANNQAIEIVLMQEDDRTWENRLRYTLPANNTKRAVSIDFDMFKDASGNSATITNVKTLVFSVIGDFSTYKSFEMSVDNLALSAAGNVLSAEDFAIEDENTLVNYPNPFATNTTIVLPNTSEFVNIKVFDLLGRTVDVKKIATTGSSTRVNYTAPKVNSGIYKFVIEDDAKRVHKGTFVIKQ, from the coding sequence GTGCAAACTGGTGTTTTATTTGATATAGGTTTGTCTTTAGAAACGGCTTCATCACCACAAAAGGATGCCTTATATCTTGCAGATGGTCCTTGGGGATTAGATTATTTAGATAATCAAGCAACTGTTAGTGATTTTACAATTTCAACTTCAGATAGAGTATATGATGAATCTAACTTTGATGTAGATAGAAACGTATCTTTATCAGGAGAGGTAAAAGGTAACATTAACTTATTCAGACATTTATTACCTGGAGATCAATCAGTATTAGCTGCAGATTACAACTTTGTGAATGCAGAAATAGCAAATAATCAAGCAATTGAAATTGTATTAATGCAAGAAGATGATAGAACTTGGGAAAACAGATTAAGATATACTTTACCAGCAAACAACACAAAAAGAGCTGTAAGTATTGACTTTGATATGTTTAAAGATGCAAGTGGAAACTCAGCAACAATTACAAACGTTAAAACACTAGTATTTTCAGTAATAGGAGATTTCTCAACATACAAATCATTTGAAATGTCTGTAGATAATTTAGCATTAAGTGCTGCAGGTAATGTCTTATCTGCTGAAGACTTTGCAATAGAAGATGAAAATACCTTAGTTAATTACCCTAACCCTTTTGCAACAAATACTACAATTGTATTGCCAAATACTTCAGAATTTGTAAATATTAAAGTATTTGATTTATTAGGTAGAACTGTAGATGTTAAAAAGATTGCAACAACAGGCTCTAGTACTCGTGTAAACTACACAGCACCTAAAGTGAATTCAGGTATTTACAAATTTGTAATAGAAGACGATGCAAAGAGAGTTCATAAAGGAACTTTTGTAATCAAGCAATAA
- a CDS encoding DUF4114 domain-containing protein, with the protein MKKLLLFIFTIGALALNAQSYNFLGDYDSMGTPLYLEDERDVVSVATLEMISNSLPESYPVPDYNPQYITAGYDTDIKLSKDADVWITFISEGAGYRNVLGFYTYDLENPLTTTPAKEDITIIFPNASALGSGGGLLVGDKVKIGSFKAGTGIGWVLLANAWSQTTQTVGNGHWQLYSNPDFNPEANEDLRYHNVLLADPSNERIILGFEDIRRDYGSCDNDFNDAIFYVTANPYEAMDTTNYADIEDATDVSSANDGGLESNGELANLIAKRNFKREKVKHNLNKKANQLKFSKSAYASKSNTTSLADYLPETGMYKTETAKVSSPDDLLGITNAVEIFSLDMYEGDKRVSAVLATSTEGKIYDHSKVICDRLNNSSLEDIRTVITRGHQIIASKIKRASEDIEYTLSFSIKTDGSEFELFSFWNIDQYPAGNYQNFQIWGSSFSQVFAIANHIIDTHTTTNGLKSTQVDNVLPNVFVKSGKYTNGVLELEIINKTKETSLNFVGNIAKTELSDYEEMNETY; encoded by the coding sequence ATGAAAAAATTACTATTATTTATTTTTACAATCGGTGCTTTAGCATTAAATGCACAGTCATATAATTTTTTAGGAGATTATGATTCTATGGGTACCCCACTTTATTTAGAAGATGAGAGAGATGTAGTTTCAGTTGCTACCTTAGAAATGATAAGTAACTCTTTACCTGAATCTTACCCAGTACCAGATTATAATCCTCAGTACATCACTGCTGGTTATGATACTGACATCAAATTAAGTAAAGATGCAGATGTTTGGATTACATTTATAAGTGAGGGTGCAGGTTATAGAAATGTATTAGGTTTTTATACTTATGATTTAGAGAATCCTCTTACAACAACTCCTGCCAAAGAAGATATTACAATCATATTTCCAAATGCTTCAGCTTTAGGAAGTGGAGGAGGACTGTTAGTAGGTGATAAAGTTAAAATTGGTTCTTTCAAAGCAGGTACAGGTATTGGTTGGGTACTTTTAGCTAATGCTTGGAGCCAAACTACTCAAACAGTAGGTAATGGCCATTGGCAACTATATTCCAACCCAGACTTTAATCCTGAAGCGAATGAAGATTTAAGATATCATAATGTATTATTAGCAGATCCAAGTAATGAGAGAATTATATTAGGTTTTGAAGACATTAGAAGAGATTATGGTTCTTGTGATAATGATTTTAATGATGCAATTTTTTATGTAACTGCAAATCCATATGAAGCGATGGATACTACAAACTATGCAGATATAGAAGATGCAACAGATGTTAGTTCAGCAAATGATGGTGGTTTAGAAAGTAATGGTGAGTTAGCAAACTTAATAGCAAAAAGAAATTTTAAAAGAGAGAAAGTAAAGCATAATTTAAACAAGAAAGCAAATCAATTAAAGTTTTCTAAGAGTGCGTATGCAAGTAAATCAAATACTACTTCTTTAGCAGATTATTTACCAGAAACAGGTATGTATAAAACTGAAACTGCTAAGGTTTCTAGTCCAGATGATTTATTAGGCATTACAAATGCAGTAGAAATATTCTCTTTGGATATGTATGAAGGAGACAAGAGAGTATCTGCTGTATTAGCAACATCTACAGAAGGTAAAATTTACGATCACTCTAAGGTTATTTGTGATCGATTAAATAACTCTAGCTTAGAAGATATTAGAACTGTAATTACTAGAGGTCATCAAATAATAGCTTCTAAAATTAAAAGAGCATCAGAAGATATAGAATACACGTTAAGTTTCTCTATAAAAACAGATGGTTCAGAATTCGAATTATTTAGTTTTTGGAATATTGATCAATATCCAGCAGGAAATTATCAAAACTTTCAAATCTGGGGTAGTTCATTTTCTCAAGTATTTGCAATTGCAAATCATATTATAGATACACATACTACAACAAATGGATTAAAAAGTACACAAGTAGACAACGTTTTACCTAATGTTTTTGTAAAGTCTGGTAAATATACAAATGGAGTATTAGAGTTAGAAATCATAAATAAGACAAAAGAAACATCATTAAATTTTGTGGGAAATATTGCTAAAACAGAATTGTCTGATTATGAGGAAATGAATGAAACGTATTGA
- a CDS encoding histidine kinase → METPNFKIIDQYAQGDDSVKQMMLDIIKEEFPEEKEKYYTHLKAKEAKETQESVHKLKHKISVLGLEQSYEIANAYEKDLLKGSFDLQDKFNQILDTITTFIDAL, encoded by the coding sequence TTGGAAACTCCCAATTTTAAGATTATAGACCAATATGCACAAGGTGATGATTCTGTTAAACAAATGATGTTAGACATTATTAAAGAAGAATTTCCTGAAGAAAAAGAGAAATACTACACTCATTTAAAGGCAAAAGAGGCTAAAGAAACACAAGAGTCTGTGCACAAACTTAAGCACAAAATAAGTGTTTTAGGTTTAGAGCAAAGTTATGAAATTGCAAATGCTTATGAAAAAGATTTGCTAAAAGGTAGTTTTGATTTACAAGATAAATTCAATCAAATTTTAGACACAATTACTACATTTATAGACGCTTTATAA
- a CDS encoding PAS domain-containing sensor histidine kinase, whose amino-acid sequence MSKEKEEILTRALNRQKKARLQAEKILEDKSRELYNTSIELKEVNAKLESLLDEKNSQLQGVFENINDAYLVMDLEGNVIKMNDVAENFFGFNLEKEKVNVVDLIYNEDYTYAMTSFAELTEKGRFADYNARIITQTNDVKWVNINASIIFDKDNNPIAAQGIIRDVTAQREKQYVLDLINDTAKSILGKEDVNEISWEITNKITNYLKTDNCVVYLLDNENQFLEPIAAYHVNKLNDRRKVALGEGIIGAVAASSISEIIHDTSLDSRYISIDKDRLSEISVPIINDKKVIGVIDAKHAQKNYFHQEHIKTLESIANLVAMQLKSALNLRERKKAERDNAELLSKLEKSNEELKEYAHIVSHDLKSPLRSISALTSWIKMDNMQHFNKDSLQNFDDIDITLEKMETLISDVLKFSSLDSKVDEEQEVDLDVLVKEVIHMLYIPINITIDVKDTLPKIKGDKIKFQQLFQNLIGNAIKFNDKDNGFIHINVEEQKSFYKFTIKDNGIGIEKKNFDKIFKIFQSLKKSENSSGIGLSIVKKIVDIYKGEIWLESEINEGTTFHFTLKK is encoded by the coding sequence GTGAGTAAAGAAAAAGAAGAAATATTAACAAGAGCATTAAATAGGCAAAAAAAAGCTAGGTTACAAGCAGAAAAAATCCTCGAAGATAAATCTCGTGAACTTTACAACACATCTATTGAATTAAAAGAGGTAAATGCTAAACTAGAAAGTCTTTTAGATGAAAAAAACTCTCAATTACAAGGTGTTTTTGAGAATATTAATGATGCTTACCTTGTAATGGACTTAGAAGGTAATGTCATTAAAATGAATGATGTTGCTGAGAATTTCTTTGGTTTTAACTTAGAAAAAGAAAAGGTAAATGTCGTAGATTTAATCTATAATGAAGATTACACCTATGCAATGACTTCATTTGCAGAGCTAACCGAAAAAGGTAGATTTGCAGATTATAATGCAAGAATTATTACCCAAACAAACGATGTTAAGTGGGTAAATATTAATGCTAGTATTATTTTTGACAAAGACAATAATCCTATAGCAGCCCAAGGAATTATAAGAGATGTTACTGCACAAAGAGAAAAACAATACGTTTTAGACTTAATAAATGATACAGCCAAATCCATTTTAGGAAAAGAGGATGTTAATGAAATATCTTGGGAAATTACCAATAAAATCACCAATTATTTAAAGACAGACAATTGTGTAGTTTATCTATTAGATAATGAAAATCAATTTTTAGAACCGATTGCTGCTTATCATGTAAATAAATTAAATGATAGAAGAAAGGTAGCTTTAGGAGAAGGAATTATAGGTGCTGTTGCAGCCTCTTCTATTTCAGAAATTATTCATGATACCAGTTTAGATTCAAGATATATTTCTATAGATAAGGACAGACTTTCAGAAATTTCTGTTCCAATTATTAATGATAAAAAGGTAATTGGCGTAATTGATGCCAAGCATGCACAAAAGAATTACTTTCATCAAGAGCATATAAAAACATTAGAAAGTATAGCCAATTTAGTGGCTATGCAACTTAAAAGTGCCTTAAATTTAAGAGAACGCAAAAAAGCTGAGAGAGATAATGCAGAGCTATTATCTAAATTAGAAAAAAGTAATGAAGAGTTAAAAGAATATGCTCACATTGTATCTCATGATTTAAAATCACCATTAAGAAGTATATCTGCCTTAACATCTTGGATTAAGATGGATAACATGCAACATTTTAATAAAGACAGTCTTCAGAACTTTGATGATATAGACATCACTTTAGAAAAAATGGAAACATTAATTTCTGATGTTTTAAAATTTTCTAGTTTAGATTCTAAGGTTGATGAAGAGCAGGAAGTAGATTTAGATGTTTTGGTAAAAGAAGTTATTCATATGCTTTACATACCTATTAACATAACAATAGATGTTAAAGATACATTACCAAAAATTAAAGGTGATAAAATAAAATTTCAGCAGCTTTTTCAGAATTTAATTGGCAATGCCATTAAATTTAATGATAAAGACAATGGCTTTATTCATATTAATGTAGAAGAACAGAAATCGTTCTATAAATTTACCATTAAAGATAATGGTATTGGAATTGAGAAAAAGAATTTCGATAAAATTTTCAAAATTTTTCAATCATTAAAGAAATCTGAAAATTCAAGTGGAATTGGTTTGTCTATAGTTAAAAAAATTGTCGATATTTATAAAGGTGAAATTTGGTTAGAATCTGAAATTAATGAAGGTACCACATTTCATTTCACTTTAAAAAAATAG